The sequence GCATTGTTTATACCGTTGCAACACTTATAAATGACATAGTGTTTATTGTCCTAGTCTTTGGGCAGAATCCCTCTACTGTGTGTAAAGTGTTACCACTCTGTATTTGGTGCCGATGTGTCAAAGCTCTGCTTCCTCTTCTCCAGCCATTGATATATATGTGTCACTGGTTCGTGTTTTTACCCTGTatcgttttttttgtgcatatttttgtatGTGAAAGAAGTCAGCTGTGCCATATTCCAGAAACATCAAGGTCTCCGCTCAGGTTTTTCCTATCGGTTTTGTTCTCATAAAACTCAAAATCCCTTTTTGTGAAACCAGACAATAATCTCTCAAAATAACATCAATCAACAAGTAACTGTAATACAGAAATAGGTGTATATTTTCTTAGACTTTTTAACTTTAAGACCAATTTTTGGGTCTttcaaaatgagaaatgaaaaacaagctgGATATTTTCAGCACGTCTGAGAGCAAACTGTCAAATATTCGGAAGAACTGACAGAATTGGAGCTGTGTTCTGGGAATAGGTTAAGTTTGAATAGCAGAGTGAGAGTAAATGGACTTCTAGTCATGTTTTAAAACACTCTCAATACCTCACaaggttttgcttttttttttttttttgaatgcacCCAAATTGATGGCCAAAGTACTGAtatcaaatatcaaaataattGCTCCATCACAACATTCTTCTTTAGTACAATAGTATTTGGATTGCTGCTGTCGCACAATACTGGTGCTTAACCACCACTCACATTCAGTGTTTACAGAGACTGTAAACCTGTTGAAAGTAAATACCGGACAACCTCTCTCAGTACCAATCTGTAATATCATACAGAGATCATTTAGAATGTGTTTGATTTGAAATTAGTTCCTCAGATCTTTTCATTATCTCAGCCCATGATAGAGTATGACTTAATCACTACTTCcaccttttgtcttttgtcactgcAGTCCTTTGATTAAGTCATCAACAGAGAATAGGACAAAAAATACCCCATGCTTGGCAATGATTATAGAAGTACATTGAGAAATATTAATGATGCACTCACCTCAGAAATTATGACAGTCTCCCTTACATATCACTAAATTAGCTGCTTTTAATAAACAGTATCTGTATCCATGTCCTGGTATTACTGGTAACCAAAGTGTGGATTAAAACCAAACGTAGTGGTATTGCCCAACCTTAACAGCAGCTTTACGTGTTCATGTCTGAGTGTGAGCACCTTTTTAAAGTAATGTGTAGCCTttgctataataataatagtagcaCTTTTGAGTccttaatgaaaataaaaatgctcaCAATGTAGCACATGTATTGTTCATCTGCGGTAGGATATGGATGTCTCAACACAGAGGACGTAAGCAGCTTCTTCTGACAGTGCTGAAGCTGCCCTCTGGTTTCATAATTAAGGGGAACTTAAATAACAGTATTAAACTACTGATTCtcagttgttttattgttgtgaaatGGTGTTAGATGGCCTTAATGTTATTTAACACTGCATCAGACAATATTCTCTAGATTAAAGGAATTTGGATTTAAACTTTCACAAACATGAAACTGTGGTCTAAACTCTTAAACTATTATAGCACTAATTTGGGAAAGTCCAAGTATAGTTTGTGTTGCTCAGCTTTTACGGGCATAATAAATAGGGAGATTTTTAAGACAGATCTAGattgtttctgtctttatggagatattaaactttttttttttcagtaaaggtTGTCCTAAACCTGAAAGCAGGTCATAAATAGCTTTTAACTTGGATAGTCAATACTCATCCTGACACtcaaaaggataaaaaaaagaggatCTGTTAAAACTGCTGGTGAAGTTTCCCTTAACCTTCCCCTTAACTGGTGAACAGGAAGTAAACTACAGTGTTGTTTGTCTGggttatttgcattttttccatatcaGGCTACTACAGTTGTTCATCAAACTGAATAGTAAGTTTGACTTGAATTCAGGTCAGTCCTAGAGTCAGTGGTTGTTGTCCTCTAATTACCATGGATTTACACTTAAAGGAGAATTCAGTAGAGAGGAACTTGGAATACGGAATGATCCCCAAACATAGCGTGCGTACGTCAAAGAAAATTTCCTGATGATGTATTTCTTGAAAAGAATGGGAGCCCACCTCATTTCTAAAATGGACGCATACCATTTTTTAGCTTGCAGTATGTGGTGACTGTATAATCTTTTGAATTCAGGTTCATATTCAGGCACAGACAGACTCAGAGAGAAGCAATGAGAGGTATAGAGGAAGAAACTCATTTTCTCAATAATGTAAGGCATTTACTTGCATTAAAGAAATCAGAATGTAAATAATTTTCTTggattatttttgtaaaatttcaaGGAATATCTTAAATGtaacactaaaataaaacttttaatatgcAATCAAATTATGCTGTTGgtgtcatttattgattattttaaaaaaaaaggcaaaacaaagcacaggatcaagatttcatttttttttttttattaaggtCCTATATCTGCTTAAAAGGCACTTCAATCTGATTTCTGTGTACAAAAGAAATATAACGGAAGCATTTATCTAATttcatgaccaaaaaaaaatgaattgtgGTGAACCCCTATAATACCTACTTTAGCATAAAGAACCAGCAAACCTTGGTACATGGTAATTACAACCTAAGCTCCTCTTTCACAGTCACATAGCTCTGTCTagacaacagaaacacagcaagCATACAGTCCTGTTTCATGGCACACACTGAAGGTAAAAATCCTAGCATGCCCTAATAAGTGTGTGGAATTCAGTGCAGCACATGTAAATGAATTTAGACCTTCTGTGAATCAGAAACATACTGAAGACATTCTTTTACCCACTTTAACTCTACTTTATTTCAAGGCTACAATATGATCCTAAgtgcctgtttttatttatgcttATATGTATGTTTCAGCAGATGAGTTTTTATAGCTTTAAATTGAGGGAGGAAACTTCAAGGGAAACGAAGATATGTACTAAATGTCTTCCAACCATTATCATCCACATACAACCAAAACATGTCAGGATGATTTATCCAAGTGCAAGTGTACATGCAAACTCTACCTAGACAAGTCATGAAGGCACGCACTGACTTTACATACTTCTCTCAAGTGCAAAGTGGGTGCAGCAGAAGTCTCTACAACATATAgtaataaagaagaaaaatacatttaaagacatttaacGCAGGAATAGGTTGCTCTAGCTCTTGACACATCTTGCACTCCACGCTATGCAAATGgctgaaacaaacaacacaaaccagaaAACAACCATCTTTGTTGCATATTTAACATACTAAGTGCTCTGTGATTGTACCTGAGTCAATTACTCACTGAATTCTCTCCAATCACCTTGTATAATTCATTTGCCAGATAGCATACACTTGAAAAAGCAATCCTCTCAGTCACACTGCACCAGGCAGAAACGGGAAACCATCTAATATTACTCACTCAATTTAAGCCAGTCTGGAGCCCAAATAGAAATTCACCTCCTTTAAAACCGTTACTgataccagtcaaaagtctgttCTTTAGCCCATCCTGGTTTTGGGATATGCACTATGACACACAGTATTATATGAAGGTAAAGCATATGCAATGGCTCTCTTGTGATTGGTCTAAGTAGCTGTGTAAACACACCAACCGTGATACATTTTAAGAAAGCTAGTCGTCCTTTTTATTTCCACTATCTTGAAGATTCTGGAAGGAAAAGAATATGAAAAAAGGCATCAGTTAATATGTTATATTTTATAAAGCTACATAAATGTATTAGATGTTTTAAGATTTGACAAACCCTTAAAAAATggatatttaaaagaaataatgtaGTGAAATCTTCTGCTTTTGTGTTATATTAGTTGAGAGTCTGTATATTAATGTGATTTGCAGTCATTTAGTAGTAATAAACCTTCACACAGCACAGGCCTCAGTACTTTTTCAACTGACTTTTGTTTGATGATAAAAGGAAAACTTCTTAAAATTTGAAACACCGAGGAACCCTGCCTCCAATCTGTGGCTGCCTGACGCTAATGGATTTGAATGCCACTCTGACATTGTTATTTCTAAGTGGTGAATGACCCAACAAGTCATTATCCTGCTGTGTTTGGAGCTTAGTCTTACCTGGAGCTCCTGATGTTCTTTCAACAATCTGTCATACTCTCTGGCGAGGCCCTCCGTCTGCTTCTTCATTACATCTGCCTCTGACTGGGATTTCTTCAGGGCTAGAAAAGAAACAATCACACATCAACAAAAGCTGCCTTCTGTTTTAAGATATAGGAAATGTCAAGCTGTAAAGGCTACAATTGTTATATcagcatttctgacaatatAACGACTATAGAACATAACACTAAGTTTGTAAAAGCAACACAAGTATTCAAGTGGGTGTGTGCACAGATATATGGATACTAACCATCTCCTGAGGTCTTCAGTTCTTCCTTCAGTTTCTCTACTTCTTTCCTCAGCAGTTCCATGCCCTCCGCAGTAGCTTTATCACCCTTCCCTTCCATCAGAGTCTGAAATACATGAAATTACATGAATTCGAGGTATacaaaattaaatagctctTTGCTATGCGTCACTCTAATATAAAATGTTGTGTATTTACATCTAGAGCAGCCTCATGAGGGGACTCAAACTGTGCTATATAGACAAATAAAATAGATGATCTGTGTCTGGTTAAGTGTACTGTAAAGTCAATTTTATGTTGGAAAATCTGCATCACACAGATCCCCAGGATGAAACAAACATAACCCTCAGACCCAATATCAtaggctacacatagagacacagtACAGGTGTGGATTAAAGGTTGAGGCtgagttgcattgtgggtaatgtaatCACCAGGATCTGACAAGAAAGAAGATGTGCAGAGataaacattacaaaaacatcagGAGTCAGATAACTTTATGGGATTGCAATGCTTAATTAGTAGAGTACATTTTGAACTTGAGGACTGAGGTCTAACTGAGGACTAGAGGGTACAACAAACTAATATATACGATTAAAAATTTGGAAAATCTGCCTTCTTTTAATAGCACAGAATGACTTAATATCTGGGTAATGCATTTTATGTAGTTGCAGTTCTAGAGTGGGTTATCTACAGCATGCAATAATAGTGGAGGGATACCTTTGAGTAATTATCCACTCGGTGTGGAGCCTACCTGTTTCAGCAGCTCATTGTCTTTCAAGTATTTCTCAGCAGTCTGGTTCGCACTCTGAGCCTGTGCCTGAAGAGCAGCTGTATTTCCAGACACAGATGCCAGTTGGTTAATTAAGGTGACCAGTCGCTTCATAaccctgacaaaaaaaaaaaaaaactgtttagaaGAAGGTCTGGCTCAAGGTATAGATTTGGGGTTGCATTATATAACAGTAGAGACTCACAGCCAGAGGAAGACAGCAAAGCCAGAGATGTAGAGGTTCCTCTGGGCCCTAAAGAGTTTCATGTGCAGATGGTCAAACATATTTGGTTGCAGCTTTGCATCTGTGCCAATTTCTTTGCCAGAATACTTCCTCACTTCACGGACAGCATCTAAGAAAAGACCCGCACACAACAGGTTACAAACCACATATTTCAGAATTACACCTGTTCTGCATACtattttcacagagaaatttTACTAACAGCAAACAATCTCTTCATGGACAAGATTTAATTAGCTAAACATGACTTTCCCATTCGAGTGTTCAAAGCTACATTCCTCATTTTCATTGTAGTATCCAGTAACTGCACCAACTCCCCAAAACTCTGCACAGGTAATGTTTTAAAACTCAGTTCACACTATTTCAGGTAGCTACAACTTCAGTTTAGAGTTATGACCCAATGACAAAGCAGATTAAACAATATGGAGATGGCTGAAGTTATGCTTACCAAGGAAGAGAACAATAAGTATTATGATCATGGTGAGAAACACTTTGTTCCAAAACCTCGCCATAAAATTCCAGATCCTCAGCTTGAAAATGCTCTGCCATCtgcaaaaacacatgcacacatgagCACAAAACAGATCACTGCACCACTTAGCATTTGGCCAGTTGTCTGCAGGATCAATACAATGTCACAGTATATGTGTCCCTGCAAAACACACAGGTTGCTCCATTTGTGGAGTGCAAACCTTACACACATACAGTGATTGTTACTTACCTCCTGGCAGAGATGAAGGGTAAGCAGAGGATGACAATGACTGCAATCTCTGCATACAGAAAGATTGCCACAGCTGTCCATTGCAAACCCATCTTTACTGAGGGCTTCTGAAGCTAACTGGTTAAAGATAGACCTGTAACATTGGAGAATAACTGGTAAAACCTGAGTCTGACTCATCTCTTGGACAAACTACACAATAAAGAACACACACCTTAGTATAGTTGGGAGGCTACGCTAAAGAGTGTGCAGGATTTCTGT comes from Amphiprion ocellaris isolate individual 3 ecotype Okinawa chromosome 7, ASM2253959v1, whole genome shotgun sequence and encodes:
- the LOC111580675 gene encoding B-cell receptor-associated protein 29 isoform X3: MGLQWTAVAIFLYAEIAVIVILCLPFISARRWQSIFKLRIWNFMARFWNKVFLTMIIILIVLFLDAVREVRKYSGKEIGTDAKLQPNMFDHLHMKLFRAQRNLYISGFAVFLWLVMKRLVTLINQLASVSGNTAALQAQAQSANQTAEKYLKDNELLKQTLMEGKGDKATAEGMELLRKEVEKLKEELKTSGDALKKSQSEADVMKKQTEGLAREYDRLLKEHQELQNLQDSGNKKDD
- the LOC111580675 gene encoding B-cell receptor-associated protein 29 isoform X2, with translation MGLQWTAVAIFLYAEIAVIVILCLPFISARRWQSIFKLRIWNFMARFWNKVFLTMIIILIVLFLDAVREVRKYSGKEIGTDAKLQPNMFDHLHMKLFRAQRNLYISGFAVFLWLVMKRLVTLINQLASVSGNTAALQAQAQSANQTAEKYLKDNELLKQTLMEGKGDKATAEGMELLRKEVEKLKEELKTSGDALKKSQSEADVMKKQTEGLAREYDRLLKEHQELQIVLSCMPSSTRPPLTRPACRLWS